Proteins co-encoded in one Dasypus novemcinctus isolate mDasNov1 chromosome 18, mDasNov1.1.hap2, whole genome shotgun sequence genomic window:
- the ZNF574 gene encoding zinc finger protein 574: MTEESEGTVLYIEHRYVCSECNQLYGSLEEVLMHQNSHVPQQHFELVGVADPGVTVATEAASGTGLYQTLVQESQYQCLECGQLLMSPSQLLEHQELHLKMMAPQEAVPAEPPPKAPALSTSTIHYECVDCKALFASQELWLNHRQTHLRATPTKPPAPVVLGSPVVLGPPVGQARVAVEHSYRKAEEGGEGAAIPSAAATTTEVVTEVELLLYKCSECSQLFQLPADFLEHQATHFPAPTPESEELVLKQEILTPSPAEVSVSQPEPLPASDHSYELRNGEAIGRDRRGRRARRNNSGEPGGAATQELFCSACDQLFLSPHQLQQHLRSHREGVFKCPLCSRVFPSPSSLDQHLGDHSSESHFLCVDCGLAFGTEALLLAHRRAHTPNPLHSCPCGKTFVNLTKFLYHRRTHGVGGVPLPMTPVPPEDPVISLPEPAPAETGEPEAPEPPVSEESSAGPATPGIYRCLLCSREFGKALQLTRHQRFVHRLERRHKCGICGKMFKKKSHVRNHLRTHTGERPFPCPDCSKPFNSPANLARHRLTHTGERPYRCGDCGKAFTQSSTLRQHRLVHAQHFPYRCQECGVRFHRPYRLLMHRYHHTGEYPYKCRECPRSFLLRRLLEVHQLVAHAGRQPHRCPSCGAAFPSSLRLREHRCAAAAAQAPRRFECGTCGKKVGSAARLQAHEAAHAAAGPGEVLAKEPPAPRAPRATRTPVASPATLGGTASAAPSAPARRRGLECSECKKLFSTETSLQVHRRIHTGERPYPCPDCGKAFRQSTHLKDHRRLHTGERPFACEVCGKAFAISMRLAEHRRIHTGERPYSCPDCGKSYRSFSNLWKHRKTHQQQHQAAVRQQLAEAEAAVGLAVMETAVEALPLVEAIEIYPLAEAEGVQITG, from the coding sequence ATGACAGAGGAGTCAGAAGGGACAGTTTTGTACATTGAGCACCGCTATGTCTGCTCTGAGTGCAACCAGTTGTATGGATCCCTGGAGGAGGTGCTCATGCACCAGAACTCCCACGTGCCCCAGCAGCATTTTGAGCTGGTGGGTGTGGCTGATCCTGGTGTCACTGTGGCCACAGAGGCAGCCTCGGGCACAGGCCTCTATCAGACCCTAGTGCAGGAGAGCCAGTACCAATGCCTGGAGTGTGGGCAGCTCCTAATGTCACCCAGCCAGCTCCTGGAGCACCAGGAGCTGCACCTGAAGATGATGGCACCCCAGGAAGCAGTGCCAGCTGAGCCGCCACCCAAGGCACCCGCTCTGAGTACCAGCACCATCCACTATGAGTGTGTGGATTGCAAGGCTCTCTTTGCCAGCCAGGAGCTCTGGTTGAACCACCGGCAGACGCACCTCCGAGCCACACCCACCAagcctcccgccccagttgtcctGGGGTCCCCAGTTGTCCTGGGgccccctgtgggccaggcccgTGTGGCTGTGGAGCACTCATACCGCAAGGCAgaagagggtggggaaggggcagcCATCCCTTCTGCTGCTGCCACCACTACTGAGGTGGTGACTGAAGTGGAGCTTCTCCTCTATAAGTGCTCGGAGTGCTCCCAGCTCTTTCAGTTGCCAGCTGACTTCCTGGAGCACCAGGCCACCCACttccctgctcccaccccagAGTCTGAGGAGCTTGTCTTAAAGCAGGAGATTCTGACGCCATCACCTGCAGAGGTGTCTGTGTCTCAGCCTGAGCCCCTGCCAGCCTCTGACCACAGTTATGAGCTGCGCAACGGGGAAGCCATTGGGCGCGATCGCCGGGGGCGTAGGGCCCGGAGGAACAACAGTGGAGAGCCAGGCGGGGCAGCCACCCAGGAGCTCTTTTGCTCAGCCTGTGACCAGCTCTTTCTGTCACCTCATCAGCTACAGCAGCATCTGCGGAGTCACCGGGAGGGTGTCTTTAAGTGTCCCCTGTGCAGTCGTGTCTTCCCCAGCCCTTCCAGTCTGGACCAGCACCTTGGGGACCACAGCAGTGAGTCCCACTTCCTGTGTGTGGACTGTGGCCTGGCCTTTGGCACAGAGGCCCTCCTGCTTGCCCACCGGCGAGCCCACACCCCAAATCCACTGCATTCATGTCCGTGTGGAAAAACCTTTGTCAACCTTACCAAATTCCTTTATCACCGGCGTACCCATGGGGTGGGTGGTGTCCCTCTGCCCATGACACCAGTCCCACCAGAGGACCCTGTCATCAGTCTCCCTGAGCCAGCCCCTGCAGAGACTGGAGAGCCAGAAGCCCCAGAGCCCCCTGTGTCTGAGGAGAGCTCAGCAGGGCCTGCTACCCCAGGCATCTACCGCTGCCTCCTGTGCAGCCGCGAATTTGGCAAGGCGTTGCAACTGACCCGGCACCAGCGTTTTGTGCACCGGCTAGAACGGCGCCATAAGTGTGGCATCTGTGGCAAGATGTTCAAGAAGAAGTCTCATGTGCGCAACCACCTACGCACACACACTGGTGAACGGCCCTTCCCCTGTCCGGACTGCTCCAAGCCCTTCAACTCGCCTGCCAACCTGGCCCGCCACCGGCTCACACACACAGGGGAGCGCCCATACCGTTGCGGGGATTGCGGCAAGGCTTTCACACAGAGCTCCACACTAAGGCAGCACCGCCTGGTGCATGCCCAACACTTCCCCTACCGCTGCCAGGAATGCGGTGTGCGTTTTCACCGCCCCTACCGCCTACTCATGCACCGCTACCACCACACAGGCGAGTACCCCTACAAGTGTCGCGAGTGCCCCCGCTCCTTCTTGCTGCGCCGGCTGCTAGAGGTGCACCAGCTGGTGGCCCATGCTGGGCGCCAGCCCCACCGCTGCCCGTCCTGTGGTGCTGCCTTCCCCTCCTCGCTGCGGCTCCGGGAGCACCGCTGTGCAGCTGCTGCTGCCCAGGCCCCACGGCGCTTTGAGTGTGGTACTTGTGGCAAGAAAGTGGGCTCAGCTGCTCGGCTGCAAGCACACGAGGCGGCCCATGCAGCTGCGGGGCCTGGAGAGGTCTTGGCTAAGGAGCCCCCAGCTCCTCGGGCCCCACGGGCCACTCGCACACCAGTTGCCTCCCCAGCGACCCTCGGAGGCACTGCTTCTGCAGCTCCTTCAGCCCCTGCCCGACGCCGAGGCCTGGAGTGCAGCGAATGTAAGAAGCTGTTCAGCACAGAGACATCACTGCAGGTACACCGGCGCATCCACACAGGTGAGCGGCCGTATCCATGTCCAGACTGTGGCAAGGCCTTTCGACAGAGCACCCACCTGAAGGACCATCGACGCCTGCACACAGGGGAGCGGCCCTTTGCTTGTGAAGTGTGTGGCAAGGCTTTTGCCATCTCCATGCGTCTGGCAGAACATCGTCGCATCCACACGGGCGAGCGGCCCTACTCGTGTCCTGACTGCGGCAAGAGCTACCGCTCCTTCTCCAACCTCTGGAAGCACCGCAAGACCCACCAGCAGCAGCATCAGGCAGCGGTGCGGCAGCAGCTGGCAGAGGCGGAGGCTGCAGTTGGCCTGGCTGTGATGGAGACCGCGGTGGAGGCACTGCCCCTGGTGGAGGCCATTGAAATCTACCCTCTGGCTGAGGCAGAGGGTGTCCAAATCACTGGCTGA